The DNA sequence GGGCGCAGTTCGTCGAGCGGCACCCGGGGCAGCCGGGCCCACTGCTCCTGACTGGTCCGGGGGATCTCGCGGCCCGCGTGCGCCCAGGCCTGTGAGGTCAGCCCGGAACAGTCGAAGGAGGCAGGCCCCTCGGCTCCCCAGACGTACGGCTTCCCGATCTGGGCGGCCGCGTACGTCAGGGCCGTGCCGCCGGCCGCCGTGGGATTGCGCAGCTGCGCGCCGCCGCTGCCCAGCTTCCCCGAATCGATCAGCTCCCGCTGCGCGGTGGCGGTGTCCTCGGCTTCCCGCGTCCCGAGCTCGGTGAGCTGGGCGGGGCTGAGCGAGGCCAGCATCCGCTCGACCTCCTTGAGCTGCGTGGCGGCCTCCTCCTTGCGCTGCTTGGTCTCGGCGGCCAGCTTCTGCTCGGAGTCCAGGGCCTTGCGGGCGGCGGTGGCGAGGGTGTCGGCCCGCTTCTCGCCCTTGGTGAGCCGGTCCAGCGCGGCGGCCCGCCGGGCACCCTCGCGGTCCGCGACCCGGCGCTGCTCCAGGGCCCCCTGGGGGTCCCCGGCGAACAGCATCCGGGCGTACGGGGAGAACCCGCGGGCCCCCTTGTACTGATCGCGCGCCAGCCGGCCCGTGGTGGCCTGGGCGTCGGTGACGGCGGTACGGGCCTTGCCGAGCTCGGTGCTGAGCCGGCTCTCCTCGCGCTGCCGGGCCGTGAGGGCGGTCTCGGCGGCGTTGTAGGCCTCGGTGGCCTGCTCGGCGCGCTGATAGAGGCCTTGCAGACGGGTGAGGAGTACGCCGACGGGTTCGGCGGGGGCGGCGACGGCATCGGGAGCCGCGACGGCATCGGGTGCCGCCGGGGCGTCCGGGGCGTCCGGGGCGTCCGGGGCCGCCGGTGTCTCCGGGGCGGCGGGAACCTCCGGTGCGGCGGGTGCGGCGGGCGGCTCCG is a window from the Streptomyces sp. NBC_01244 genome containing:
- a CDS encoding C40 family peptidase, with the translated sequence MSRRRRRRLLRAACLAAALVAAGPLPVAHAEPPAAPAAPEVPAAPETPAAPDAPDAPDAPAAPDAVAAPDAVAAPAEPVGVLLTRLQGLYQRAEQATEAYNAAETALTARQREESRLSTELGKARTAVTDAQATTGRLARDQYKGARGFSPYARMLFAGDPQGALEQRRVADREGARRAAALDRLTKGEKRADTLATAARKALDSEQKLAAETKQRKEEAATQLKEVERMLASLSPAQLTELGTREAEDTATAQRELIDSGKLGSGGAQLRNPTAAGGTALTYAAAQIGKPYVWGAEGPASFDCSGLTSQAWAHAGREIPRTSQEQWARLPRVPLDELRPGDLVVYFPTATHVALYVGDGKVIQAPRPGAKVKVSPIAANPLLGAVRPDPDGAPMAAFTPPPLPEGATAGDDTGYAEAGAPAASGAPATSAR